Genomic window (Aquimarina sp. BL5):
CGAGCTGCTGGATTTCCTTCTGCCATAACACAATCTAATTTTACCACTTTAGTTGGCAAAACCACAACATCAGGATTTGATGCAGCATCGATCTCTAAAGAAATCATCGATGCTGCCAATAAAAGAAACCTTTTTGGCGTATTGAATGGATTAAAGAAAATAAATTCCGTAAGCCAGTATCAATCTGTGAGTACTTTTTTTCAGGGAGTGCGGATTGCCGGGATCAGGGTCACTTCTTTAGTAAATGCACTTCTTAGTGTGGCATTCAAACAAAAAGAGTTAGAGAAAGTAAAAATTCGATCAGAGTTTAGACGTATGGGACTCAAACAAAACGCACGAGGCGTGTGGTTTATCCCAGGACTAGGAGGTGTCATCGACACCTTTATAAATAATCAGGATCGTATTAATAATGAATGGAACTTGGCAATTGCTGTAAAACCGACATTGCTTAAATCAACTGATGGATCCTTTATTGTTCCAGAACTAGCTCCCAATACAGTCGTAGGATATATCACGGGAATGGAGAATGGTACTACCAGGATTCTAACACAATCCGGAGAAACCGTCTTTGCTCCTACCAGAAACCTATCCTCCTTCTAACTGTCAGAGACAGGTTTATTATTTATAAGTAAAACGGAAAACGAATCTCAAAAAAAAACAATAGAACACATGAAAAAAGTAATTCGATGGTTACAACCAATCTTTGATAAATTCAAACCGCTTTGGAGCTACTTTAAAGTATGGAGAGAGCTTTCTTCCTTAGCAGTTGGATTAATTCTATGGATCCATAGTGCCGTATTTCTTCGATGGATAGATCCTACAGCAGGAACCTATGATGCCGGAGTATTTCAGGTATATCTATTTGCAATCATTGGGGTTTTTATTCTACACGGAATTGTACGCATACTAATGAAACTAATCTGGCCCACCTCAGAAGATTATTTAGACCATCATTTTAGAAACGATTTTAATACCATAACACCATGGCAAAAGCTAAAATTATCTACTTTTATATTCTTTGCTTTCTTGTTTGCAGTAGCATTATTAGCCAGGACTTTGTAAGCCAGACAGAAACTCAAATTAATGAGCGACACAAACGTGAATGCGTGAAAGAATTGTATGATTCTCAGATAGGAGTTCGCGAAGTTGGTGGCGCTAATAGAGGATCTCACGTAGAGATGTATCTGGAGAGTGTGAATTTAGGTCCTGGATATGCTTGGTGTGCAGCTTTTGTTTCTTGGGTTTATCAGAATGTAGGTATTCAGAACCCGCTCAGCGGGTGGGTACCGAGTTATGCATTACAGCGTAAACGTATTTATCAAAAAGGAAAGTTTGAAGCAAAAGAGCCACAAAAAGGAGATGTATTTATGATTTGGTATCACAAATTAAATCGTCCGGCACATATTGGTTTTATAGATGAATGGAATTCTACTTGGATTGTTACTGTAGAAGGGAACACCAATGATAATGGATCCAGAGAAGGCGATGGTGTTTACAAAAAACGAAGGCTCAAAAAACAAATATGGGCAGTATCTGATTTCATTGGTAGTCGGTAGCACCGACAAGCAAAAATTACCATCAACTATGCTGGCAAAGAGTTTACAAATATTACAAAGCAAAGGATACAAGGTGTATAGAGAACCTTATAGACTCAATATTGTGGGGTATCGCAGTCGTTTTATAAATAGTAACCATTTTGATGATGAGATACATGTTTTCTATACCAATGATAAAGGAAAATGGGTATATCATATGTTTAAAGCAACTACAGATCCTGGGCAATATTGGTTGTATAACCCTATGCATTCTCAAGGAACTGCTTTTCTAAAAAAAGGACAGTATGTAGATGCCTACAGTTTAGGATTACATCGAGGAGTGTATCAGGCATTAATCCAAAAAAAACCAGTAAGCGTCATTCGTAACTATGAACGAAAGGGACTCTTTAAATGGTTTGAATCTGGATTTCAGGATACAGGAAGATTTGGAATCAACATCCACCGAGCTAGAAAACAAGGAACAACCAAAGTGATTGATGATTTTTCTGCAGGGTGTTTGGTATTTGCCAATGCTGATGATTTTGAAAGTTTTCTAAAACTTTCTAATGAACACAGAAAACGATATGGAAATTCTTTTACGGTAACCTTAGTAGATTTTAGAGATGAAAGAAGAAGACGTTTACAATTAGCTGCTTGGGGATCAATAGCCGCTGCCGGAGGGTTGCTATTACTATCCGTTCGACAAGCTCAGAATAAGAACAGAATGAACTTATGAGAATATCGAAAAACACACAGAAAGCTGGTTGGATACTCATCGGGAGTATGCTTGGATTTATTGTAGCTAAAAAATACGTTCCAAAGGAAACCTATCCCTTTATATTAATTGGAGGGTTCATCGGGACCTGCCTGGGTGAAGAATTAAATACAGACAACAACGTACTATGAAATGGAATATCAAACTTCAAAAAGATAAAAGAAAACGTTGCCAAGCTTTTATCAAAGCTTTGGAAAAACTATCATCTAAGTATGGAGTAGCGATTGATAGCTTTGGAGCTCCATATGTTTTAGAAAACCCGCAAAGGATTACCTATGAAGTAGATGATGATACAGAATCTTTGGAATCGTTATGGGAAGGCAAAGAAGGATATGATTCTTTCGCAAATAAAAACTTAGCAAAATAGTATGGAATCTTCACAGTTAAAAGGAACATATTTTGAAGGCGAGCAACCTATTAAGCTAAGAGCTTATTATAAACATGAACTAGCAGCTTTGTATAATGTATGCACCAAAACTTTTTCTTCTTGGATTCACACTTATTTAGAGGAATTGCAAAAGTTTGGGTATAAAAAAAGCACAAAATTACTACGCCCTGAAGTGGTACGCTTTCTATTCGAACGATTAGGGGAACCATAGGTCAGGCTATAATCGGTAATGAACGGATTACTAAAATAATATATATAGTAACCCTGCGATAATTAAAACCAGTAGCACAAGAATAATCCAGCTATTCCTTAGCTGTTTTTGTTGACTATTTATTTGATCTCTTAATAGGTTTTGATCCTTTTGATGTTGTTGTTCTGCATATTCCATCTTCTGATCTTTATCCCTTAAAGCATTTTGGCGTTTTTTATGAATATCTATTGTAGATTGAAAAAACACACCGACAGCAGTTGGAGTAGAAAATGATTTATCAGATACCCTTTGCAATAATGTCACATCACTATCGTGACCAATACCGGTAATAAAAGGAACCGGAAGTTCAATTGCTTTTTTACAAAGTTCCAATTCATTGAAAACCTCCAATCCATTTCCGCCTCCTCGTACAAATACCAATAAGTCCGTCTCTGAAAAATCATAAGAGTTCATAAAGTTCAGCATCGCTGTTTGAGAAGAAAGGCTACATTTATGGTGACAAATCTCATAATAATCTTTGTCATATAGAGCATTCGAATAATCATCCTTGGATGTCGAATTCTCACCCATTATAATATCGATCCTAGGCTTATCTTTTCTTTCAATAGTATTTATTAATAAGTCTTCTATACTTGGAAATTCACGGTCATAACGTTCCCGGATGATATCGTATTCTACTTTATCAATTAATTGAACATCTTTTTCAAGCTTTAGCACTTTGGTAACTCTGAAATATACCTTAAGCCTCGAATCATTATCTATTGATTGCGCTTTATTTATATATCCCTGAAATTGATAGAAACGTTTTGAAACAAGCTTTGATTTGATTTCTTGAGGGACTTGGATGGTAAGCTGATTTCTTTTGTTCTTATCTGTCAAACGGTCGTAATAAACCTTACCATACAATTTTCCTTCCTGATCAAAATAAAAGCCCTCTATATTTATCAACTGAGCATCAAGAGATGAAGATAAGCTTTGAGAATAAATATCCATCAAAGTGCCTACAGAATACTGATTATTCATAAGAGAAAAACATTGTTTATGTATCTTTTCTTAAAGGTAACAACAAGTAATAAAATGGGGAAATATTATTGTAAAAAAATATTTTTCTGTGATAATGTTGGAAAGCATATTGCCGTAGATATTACTTATTATGAAAAAAAGGAGAATATATTGTTTCCTATCTTTCTAATGTCGCAATTGTATTACTTGTTTTAAGAATCTTATCTCCTCTTCAAATTAAAAGATATTTTTATAAGAATAACACCCCAACCAGAAACTAAGATCTAGCAATGCCATATCATTACGTCTAGATATTCCTAAATAATGATCAAGAAAAAAAATACAGTTGCTCAAATTAGCAAAAGAGCCAAACAAATCCGAAAGAAAGGAGAGAAATGGACCAATGCGATCAAAAGAGCTTCTAAAGAATTAAAATCCAAGAAGAATACTCTTGGAACAACTTCAAAAACTCCTTCTTATACCATCAGCGGATTAGGTGGCTTAAAAGAATCTACTAACGCTACTCCAATTCCAGAGATTAATATCACGTTTTCGAGAAAAAGAAAGGTTAACGGGAAAATAGGCTCAGCAAAGGATGTAGCTACGACGGTATCCAAATTTTATACAAAGAATACTATAGAAGTTAGAGAACAGTTCTTTGTGTTGTATTTAGATAATAGTAATAAAGTTCTGGGATATCATACACATTCTGTTGGTGGCATCAAAGGAAGTGTTGTAGATATACGAATTCTCTTCTCCGTTGCACTAAAAAGTTTGGCGACAAGTATCATAATCGCGCACAATCATCCATCTGGAACCTTAAAACCAAGTACTTCAGATATTCGAATAAACTCTAAAATTAAACAAGCAGGGGAATTACTAGATATTCAGTTATTAGATCACATCATTCTTACCAAAGAGAGCTTTTACTCATTTGCAGAAGAAGGGAAATTATGAAAGAACTAATTCTATTAGACTTATTCTCTGGAATTGGAGGATTTCCTGAAGGATTAAAAGAGGCTGGTTTTCGATTCAAAAAACATTATTTCAGTGAAATTGATCCTTTTGCAATCGCTAATTATTCTTACAATTTCAAAAACTCAATCTATGCAGGACCTATCGAAGACATCAAAAAAGGAACAATCACAAAACCAGATATTATCACCTTCGGTTCCCCTTGCCAAGATCTTTCGATTGC
Coding sequences:
- a CDS encoding peptidoglycan-binding protein, giving the protein MRQNITTAIRRKKKVRGGVAGRQPNKNKKKPLTQKQIVMIGLGGGVILGIGYLAYNHFRNKAATRRSFTNDPITIPSEDTITTPNLPIATSGSFPVKRGARGALVSMIQNVLLAKGGQAAMIIKETSFRNGRVDGIFGKGTERALRAAGFPSAITQSNFTTLVGKTTTSGFDAASISKEIIDAANKRNLFGVLNGLKKINSVSQYQSVSTFFQGVRIAGIRVTSLVNALLSVAFKQKELEKVKIRSEFRRMGLKQNARGVWFIPGLGGVIDTFINNQDRINNEWNLAIAVKPTLLKSTDGSFIVPELAPNTVVGYITGMENGTTRILTQSGETVFAPTRNLSSF
- a CDS encoding CHAP domain-containing protein, which produces MKELYDSQIGVREVGGANRGSHVEMYLESVNLGPGYAWCAAFVSWVYQNVGIQNPLSGWVPSYALQRKRIYQKGKFEAKEPQKGDVFMIWYHKLNRPAHIGFIDEWNSTWIVTVEGNTNDNGSREGDGVYKKRRLKKQIWAVSDFIGSR
- a CDS encoding DUF4248 domain-containing protein; protein product: MESSQLKGTYFEGEQPIKLRAYYKHELAALYNVCTKTFSSWIHTYLEELQKFGYKKSTKLLRPEVVRFLFERLGEP
- a CDS encoding exodeoxyribonuclease VII large subunit, whose protein sequence is MNNQYSVGTLMDIYSQSLSSSLDAQLINIEGFYFDQEGKLYGKVYYDRLTDKNKRNQLTIQVPQEIKSKLVSKRFYQFQGYINKAQSIDNDSRLKVYFRVTKVLKLEKDVQLIDKVEYDIIRERYDREFPSIEDLLINTIERKDKPRIDIIMGENSTSKDDYSNALYDKDYYEICHHKCSLSSQTAMLNFMNSYDFSETDLLVFVRGGGNGLEVFNELELCKKAIELPVPFITGIGHDSDVTLLQRVSDKSFSTPTAVGVFFQSTIDIHKKRQNALRDKDQKMEYAEQQHQKDQNLLRDQINSQQKQLRNSWIILVLLVLIIAGLLYILF
- a CDS encoding RadC family protein, which encodes MIKKKNTVAQISKRAKQIRKKGEKWTNAIKRASKELKSKKNTLGTTSKTPSYTISGLGGLKESTNATPIPEINITFSRKRKVNGKIGSAKDVATTVSKFYTKNTIEVREQFFVLYLDNSNKVLGYHTHSVGGIKGSVVDIRILFSVALKSLATSIIIAHNHPSGTLKPSTSDIRINSKIKQAGELLDIQLLDHIILTKESFYSFAEEGKL